In Acidisarcina polymorpha, the DNA window CTGCTCGTCTGGCAGATCGCTACCGCCCTTTTCTCCATACCCGGCGGCGTGGCTTACGCCAACGAGGCATGGGGCGGCTCGAGCCACACTCATCTCTACCTTTCCGACTCCAACACCGATTGGGGACAGCAACTCAAGATGGTGAAAATCTATCTCGATAAGCACCCTGGAAGGCCCTGCTACTTTGCCTACTTCGCCCAGGGCCCGGTGAACTTCACCGATTACGGCATCAAGTGCCAGCAGTTGCCAACCTCTTCAGGTTCATGGCTGGGATTCCCGCCCATGAGCTTCGCCTCAGGCCCGACCGTCTCCGGAACCATCCTCATCAGCGGGGGAAACCTTGACGGCGTCGACCGTCCGGGTAAGCTCAATCCTTATGAGCAATTCCGGATCTTGCAGCCAACAGCAACGATCGATGAAGCGGTCTACGTCTACGAAGGAACCTTCACCTTGCCCCTCGCCGCGGCATTAAGTCATGCCGAGGCATCGCAGAGCCTCATCCGCCAGAAACGCTACGATGGCGCCCTCGCCGAAGCAAAGCTTGCAACTCAGCTAGCGCCAGAGAGCACCGATGCGCTCACCGCGCTGGGTGACGCCTTGGACGGGTTGCATCGAGCACCCGAGGCGAAAGTCGCGTACGCGGCAGCTCTCCAGGCCGCACAAACCATCGAACCGGAGTTCCAGGTCGGCGCAGTCTCGGCGCTTAAAGCTAAAATCAACGGCGCGCAACCATAAGCCAATTCCGATATTTCTCTAACCTCATGAACCGCCACTACGGAGGTGGGAATCATGAGGAAACCGTTTACGAAGAGAACCAAAGGTCAGAAGGCTCGACCGAGACTAAGCCCGGCATTCCAGATTTAGAACTCTCAAAACTTGCAGTACAACGAAGCCGCTGGTTAGAAGATCATGCGGTCGCGCTACTTGCCCTCGACAGTTTGCATGAACACTCGGGACAGACGCTCAGTTCATATCCACAGCGGAACAAACAATTCACGCTGGTCGCTACTTCCCATTCAGCGATGTGCCGTTCGGGATGCCTACCCGATCCACCATCCTCTGGCCGGAGGTTTCGATGATTTTTCCAGATTATTTCGTCATCGGACGGGATCCGATCTGTCTGAGGTAATCGAGATATGCTTTGAACGTCCCGGGTACGATTCGATAAAACACGTTGAGGCCGTCTTTTCGAGAAGCAATCAGGCCGAGCTCTGTCAGGACCTTCAAATGATGCGAGAGCGTAGGCGGAGAGATATGGCTCTTCGCATGCATTTCTCCGCAGAATAGCTCATCATGCTGAGCTATTTGGGTGTAAATGGCGAGCCGGTTGGGATCGCCCAACGCTCTTCCAATCTGAGCGGCTTCGTCGTCGGTGATTCTTTTCTTGCTCATTTCTATATTCCGCAACCGGCAGGTTTTTCGAACAAATGAATCCTAGTATTTTGATCCACATCGAAATAGTACGCTAGCGAAGACGCTGAGTGCCGGAGCGCCCCCATGTGGATTGTACGACTCGCCCTGAATAAGCCCTATACCTTCGTCGTGGCGGCGATCCTGATTGTTGTCCTTGGACTCTCGGCGATCGCAACGACGCCGACCGACATCTTCCCAAATATCGACATTCCTGTGGTGACCGTCATCTGGTCGTACTCCGGGCTCCCCGCGAAAGAGATGGAGCAGAGGGTTACGACTTTCAGCGAGTTTGTGATGGCGGTCGTCAACGATGTGAAATCCATCGACTCGCAGACGACCAGTGGGGCCAGCGTCATCAAGATTTACTTCCAGCCACAGGTGCGGATCGACGCGGCCATGTCTCAGGTGGGCGCTGCTGTAAACTCCATTCGTTTCCGCATGCCCCAGGGGGTCAATCCTCCGTGGATTTTACGATTCAGCGCTTCGACGGTGCCGATCATTCAGCTTTCGCTCTCCAGCGATACGCTTTCAGAATCTGAGATTTACGACTACGGGCTGTTTCGGGTTCGCCAGCAGTTGACGACAGTTCCAGGAACGTTGCTACCAACTCCGTACGGCGGTGTAGCAAGGCAGATTATGGTCGATCTCGATCAGGACGCTCTTCTTGCCAAAGGGATTACTCCGATAGATGTCACCGCCGCGATCAATGCACAAAACGTGACACTCCCTTCCGGTACGGCCAAGGTTGACAGCCGGGAGTATACAGTCAGCACCAACTCCAGTCCGACCGATGCTCTCATGCTGAATGATGTTCCGATCAAGACTGTCAACGGGTCTCTGGTTTACATGAGGGACGTCGCTCACGTCAGAGACGGCTGGTCCGTGCAGCAGAATGTTGCACGCGCAAATGGCAAGCCGGCGGCGCTTCTTGCCATTATGAAGACGGGTTCGGTGTCGACGCTCGATATCGTCAATCAGATCAAGAACGATGTCCTTCCGGCGTCTCGTGCGGCCGCTCCGAAGGGACTGAAGATCACCGAGCTCTTCGATCAATCCATATTTGTGAAGGCCTCTATCGTCGGCGTATTGCGCGAGGGGGTGATCGCCGCATCCCTAACCGCACTCATGATATTGCTCTTCCTCGGCAGCTGGCGGAGCACGTTGATTATTGCTGTCTCCATTCCGCTGTCGATTCTAAGTTCGATCATCCTGCTCAGCGCGATGGGCGAAACGATGAACACGATGACGCTCGGCGGACTTGCGCTGGCTATTGGAATCCTGGTGGACGACGCGACCGTCACGATAGAAAACATTCACCGCCATATGGAAGATCAGCCTCTTCGCGAGGCCGTCCTAATTAGCGCTTCGGAGATTGCGACGCCAACCCTGGTGTCGACGCTCACAATTTGTATCGTATTTGTGTCAGTGGTCTTTCTGACCGGACCGGCAAAGTTCCTATTTACTCCGATGGCGCTCGCGGTCGTCTTCGCCATGCTTGCTTCCTATGTTCTTTCGAGGACGCTGGTCCCCGTCATGGTGAACTTCATGCTTGGGGCGGAGCAGCATGTCGAACCCGGCATCGACGGCGAACCTGTTCACGAGAGGGCGAGAGGACGCTCCATCTTTGGTCGCATCAACCAACGGTTCAATGAGGGATACTTCTGGGTGCAAGAGCGTTATACGCATGCCCTCGAAAGCGTCCTGCATCACCGGAAGCCAGCGCTGATCACTTCAATCGCCATCATGTCGACGGCGTTCCTGCTGCTGCCCTTTGTGGGCAGGGACTTCTTTCCCTCCGTCGACGCGGGACAGATCAAGCTGCATATCCGTGCGCGGCCTGGGACTCGTATCGAAACCACGAAAGTGCTCTTCAGCCAGGTCGAGGACCAAATTCGCAAGACGATCCCCGCGAATGAAACTGACCTCATCATGGATAACATCGGGCTGACGCCGGAGACTTTCAACTATGCGTTTGGCGATGGAGCAACGATCGGGAGCGCCGACGGCGAGGTGCTTATCGCCCTCAACACCAAGCATCATGGCCCGACGCAAAGGTATGTGAGTGAGTTGCGATCGCAGTTACAGCGGCAATTCCCGGATCTCACTTTCTTCTTCCAGCCCGCTGACATGGTCACGCAAATTCTGAACTTCGGACTTCCCGCCCCGATCGACGTGCAGGTGCAGGGTTACGATCCTGGAAACTATGAGATTGCGCGGCGTCTTCGCGCTCGATTGGCTACCGTCCCAGGAGCGGTTGATGTTCACCTGCACCAGGTCGTCGATGCCCCCGATCTTCATCTCGACATCGACCGCGTCCGTGCAGCGCAGTTCGGCCTCACCCAACAGGATGTGGCGAATAGCCTCTACATTTCGCTAAGCTCGAGCGCCGCGGTCCAACCAAACTTCCGGCTGGATCCGAAGATGGGCATCACCTACACCGTCGCTGCGCAAACTCCGCAGTACAGCATCAACTCAATTAACGCGCTCCAGAATACACCGATTCCGATTCACACCATGAATAATCGGACGGAAGTGCTGGGCAACATGGCCACGCTTACACCGGCTGTTCTTCCGGTGGTGATCAACCACCACAACGGAGCGCCAGTCTTCGACATCTTCGCGAACACGCAGTCGAGCGATCTTGGTTCGGTCGCGGCCAAGGTCAATCGCATCGTGAAGGAAGAGAGCAAGAACCTGCCTCCGGGAACCAAGATCGTCGTTCGCGGTCAGGTAGAGAGTATGAACGAGGCCTTCAACCGGCTTGGTCTTGGACTCGCCTTCGCAGCCCTCATGGTTTACCTGCTGATGGTGGTCAACTATCAAAGCTGGCTCGACCCGTTCATCATCATCTGCGCGCTTCCCGGGGCCTTCTGCGGTATCGTATGGGCGCTGTTTCTCACGCAGACTACATTTAATGTTCCGAGTCTGATGGGCGCCATCATGTCGATCGGCGTAGCGACAGCAAACTCGATACTCCTGGTCACCTTTGCGAATGAACTACGCGCACAAGGCGTGGACCCGCTTGAAGCCGCGGTCAAGGCAGGCTTCACGCGCCTACGGCCGATTATCATGACCGCGTTCGCGATGATCATCGGCATGCTGCCGATGGCTCTCGGCATTGGCGAAGGCGGCGAACAGAATGCTCCTCTTGCGCGCGCAGTCATTGGCGGACTCAGCGTGGCAACCTTCGCTACCCTCTTCTTTGTGCCTTTGATGTTTACCTTGATCCACGGACGGAACGGCGGCGGACGCAACGCCGGCAGCCCTCAGGAGGCCGTATGACCCAGCAGAATGCAACCGCCATTGAAGAGCCGCAGATCGGGGAGCCGCAGATCGGCGGCGAATCTTCCTCCGTGGCCATAAGAATTATTGGGGCCATCATCTTGCTAGTGATCCTTGTGGCAGTGGGCATCTTTCCTCGCATCGCACGACACCGGGAGGCGCTCGCGGCTGTGAACGAATCCGCGACGATCCACCCCATCGTCACGCTTGCCCATGCGGTCAAAGGTGAGCCAAGTTCTGAGCTTCTCCTGCCGGGAAATATCCAGCCGCTCTATAGCGCCAATCTCTTTGCGCGTACCGACGGTTATATCGAACGGCGCAATGTCGACATCGGGAGCAAGGTGAAGACGGGGGAAGTACTCGCAATCATTTCCTCACCTGAGATCGACCAGCAGCTCTTGCAGGCCCGCGCCACCGTCGTGCAGTCCGAAGCCTCTCTGCTTCAAGCTCGCGCCGCGCTCGAACAGGCGAAGGCCAACGCGGAGCTGGCGCGCCTCACCAAGGAGCGCGACCTTCCCCTCGGCAATGAGCACGCGATCTCGCAGCAAATTGTAGACTCTGCCGTCCAGGCCAACGACGCGCGGATAGCGGATGTAGCTGCGGCCCAGGCCAATATCACCGCTGCCGAAGCCAATGTCACCGCGAACCAGGCCAACGTCGCCCGGCTCGTGCAGATGCAGAGCTTCGAACGTATTGTCGCTCCCTTCGACGGAGTCATCACTGCACGCAATGTCGAGCGCGGCGACCTCGTGAGTACAGGAAACGCAGCAAAACCGCTCTTCAGCATGGCGCAGAGCGGGACCTTGCGTATCCAGATCGATGTACCGCAGTCAGAAGCGGTCAACATCCAGGACGGACAAAAAGCAGAGATCGATGTTAAGGAACGTCTCGGCCGCGCGTACACGGGTACGGTGACACGGAGCGCCGGTTCGCTCGACAGTGCCGCTCGCACCATGTTGACGGAGGTCCAGATCGACAATCGGGATGGCTCGCTCTTGCCTGGTATGTATGCACAGGTGAAGTTCACGCTGCCGCAACAGCGCGCGTCGCTCATCATCCCAACCAGTTCGCTGGTCGTCGACCGCGCAGGCATGCACGTCGTCACCGTGAACAAAGATCACACCGTTCATTTCAATCCGGTAGTCGTGGGCAAGGACATGGGGACAACGATCGAGATCCGCAGCGGCCTCAACGGTTCCGAGTCCATTGTGGCGAGTCCCAGTGACTTGCTGAGTGAGGGAGAACATGTCGAAGTCCGCTGATCATCTTTTCCACTCACGATCTTCCGACGAGATGGCTGATGACCACAAGGAAATCAGGGCATGGGTGCTCAGGATTTCGCTCGTCGCCATCGTCCTGCTGGTCGCCGGCTGCAATGTTGGCCCTGACTACAAGCGTCCCGTGGTCAACAACCCTCAAAGTTATCGCGGAGCCCTCGCTCCCGATATCGCAGCGACACCTGGTCGTACGAATGCGGCCCCAGCGGTGTCTTTGGCAGATCAGCAATGGTCGACGATTTTCAAAGACCCCGTACTGCAGAGGCTCGTGGAAGAGGCTCTGAAGAACAATCTGGATCTCCGCATCGCGGCACAACGGATCCTCGAAGCACAGGCGCAGGTCGGCATCACCCGGTCGCAACAATTGCCGAGTGTGAATGCCGGCGGCAGCTACTCCGCATTGCAGCTGCCATCGGGGCTTGCCTTCGCTAATACCAGCGGTGCACCCACAAGCTCGTTCATCAGCGGTGGTGGCTTTAGCGCGTCAGGCGCGTGGAACCTCGATTTCTGGGGGCTGTACCGCCGGCAAACGGAGGCCGCACGGGCTGATCTTCTCTCGACGGAGTGGGCCCAAAAGGCGACCCGATCTGCCCTAGTCGAGGGCGTCGCGGAAGCATATTTCCAGCTTCGGAGCCTTGATGCGCAGCTGGAGGTCACGAACCGCACTATCCAGGCACGCAAGGACTCTCTCAAGCTCGTCAGCGAACTCGAAAAATACGGAGCTGGGTCGCTTGAAGACACACGCCAGGCGGAGGAACTGCTCCACTCCGCGCAAGCTGTTCTCCCCCAGATCCGGCAGCAAATCGCCGTAGAAGAAAATACGATCAGTATCCTTCTCGGACACAATCCTGACGCCGTGGATCGTGGCCTGCCGGTGGATCAGCAGCCTCATCCCGAGGAGGTTCCAGCGGGTGTGCCCTCTCAGCTTTTGGAGAGGCGTCCAGACATTCAAGTAGCCGAGGCAAAGTTGATCGCCGCCAATGCTCGCATCGGGGTCGCGAAGGCGCAGTTCTTCCCGAACATATCCCTGAGCAGTCTTGGCGGCTCCGCCAGCAACCAACTGCAATCGGTCTTCTCCGGCAAGAACGCATATTGGTATGCTGCGGCATCGTTATCTGAACCGATCTTCGACGGCGGCCGCATTCGGAGCAACTACCATCTCTCTCAGGCAGAAGAGCAGGAGATGCTTCTCGAATATCAGAAGACAATACTCAACGCTCTGAGGGACGTCTCGAACTCACTGGTCGCCTATAAGGAGACACGGGAGCATCGCGAGGAAAAGGCCGCGCAGGTCACCGCCGCCGCTGACGCAGTGCGGCTCGCCCGGATGCGCTACTCGGGCGGCAATACCAGCTATCTCGAGGTGCTCACCACGGATACCGATCTCTACGACGCTCAGCTGAACCTGGCACTCGCACAGGAGCAGGAAGCCGCTTCACTCGTCCAGCTCTACGCAGCTCTGGGTGGCGGGTGGCAGCAATAGAGACTGTCGACGGAGACGACCTCTGTAGTGAGCTTCTCTGCAAGAGTCCGTAAAAGCGGCTATACGGAAAACTCGTGTGCGGTGATCGACAAGTGTTTGATTTGCTGAATACACGGCAACTTGGAAGTACGGGCCGTCAATGAGTGAATTGGCGATATGGGACCACTCCGGGAGTTAGCGCCTCTGATCGCCGTACAAACGACCCCCGGTGGATCCGCCCGAAATTGCGCTAAAGTGTCACTTGCTTGGCGCCACATCAGAACGACCTGAACAGGGAGGCGGCTTTCTCAACTATCGATTGGTGTCCCGGATCAGCGCGATGGTATATCGAGGACCTCAATGGTGTTTGCAGGGATGGTGTGCGACCACTCGCCTACTTTCACCGGCACAGTAGAAACGACAGGGCGGATGTGGGCAGGGTCGGTAATCGAATTTGTGTCATTCCAGGTGCTTGCGTGCAGACTTGAGATTTCCGCCGTATGCCCTCCGGGAAGACCCGCGATGGCGAGGGTTTCCGGGGTGCTATGGGCGTTGACGAGCTTGAGATGCACTGTGCCCGTGCTGCTCTCTTTCGTCGCCGAGACGAAGATCCGATCGTCCTCGCGAGAGAGTTTGGCCGCGATCGTCGTATCGCCGAGATGGCCGGCGAAGAGGGCCTGGGCATAATAGCTCGGAGAGCCGTACGCGGTGCCGGCATCGTACCCGATGAGGTCGGTGGGCCACAGCATGGCGCCGGGATTCACGTTGGTGAACAAAGGAGCGTAGGCGGCCATCACGATCAGATCGCTGTTACGTTCAAGCGATGTCATCCAGGCGGCATCGCCCAGCGCATCGCCAAAGTTGGGCGTCGGCGAGCCAGAACGCGTCGCCCACTCGCCAACGAAAACCTTCGGGCCGTCGCGAGGAGCGTTATCGTAGTGGTGAACGAGATCCATCATGTCAGACGGCGACTTATAGTAATGCTCGTCCGAGACTTCGGGGCTGACGACTCGAGTGCTGTATTCGGCGTTGCCATCGGTAGCGATGAGCTTGTACTGCGGATATCTCTGGTGGAGCGCTTGGGCAAACTGCGCGTAGCGCGCTGGGTAACTGCCAGACTTGTCGAGGTAGTCTTCGTTGCCGATCTCGATGTAGTGCAGGACGAATGGAGTTGGGTGACCGTCCTTTGCACGAACCGCACCCCAATGGGTCGAGGTGTCGCCGGTAACGTACTCAATTTCATCCAGCGCCGATTGAACCAGTGGCGCGAGGTTTGGCCCCGGAGTGACATGAGTATGGTCGAGCGCGTAGCCGGCGTTCACGGCGAGCACCGGTTCGATGTGCAGATCTTCGCACCAGGTCAGGTAGTCAAGCAGCCCGACGCCGTCGCTGGACCAGTAGAACCATGACCCGTTGTGGCCAGCCCTATCGACGATGGGGCCAATCGTTTTCTTCCAGTCATATGCGTCGGCGAGTGTATTGCCTTCCAGAAAATTGCCACCCGGCATGCGGAGGAATGCAGGATGCATGTCGGCCATCATCCCCATGAGGTCGGGGCGCAGGCCATTTGCACGGTCGTGATAGGTGGGCTGGAAGAGGCTGACGAGTTGGAGCCAAACGGTTCCCGGATGGGCGACGGAGAGTTCGAGATGGTTATCGGTGGAAGGGGCGATCTTCGCGGTCTTGAGTGTGTACTGGTACTGAGCCCATCCGCCCGGCTGCGGGGTGACCGTGCTGCTGGCCTGAACGGCGCCGGTACGGTTGTTGATCAGCCTAATCGTTATGGGGCCCGGACTGTCGCTGGCGACATGTGCATAGAATGAGCCGATGTAGGTGGTTTCGGCCTTGAGGCCAAAGCCCCAATATCCAGGGTTGGTGAGCCCTACTTCATTCTCGGGGGACGCGGAGGTGATCGAGAGTTTCATGCTGCTGGAGAGTGATTGGGATGGGCCGGAGGTGAAATCGAGTTCACTGGTGCCTTGCGAAGAGCCTCGCCGAACCAGATCCCATGGCGTTGTCCCGGACCAGTCATTGTGGAAGGCACGGTTCTGAACCATCTCCGCATAGAGGCCGCCATCAATTGAGTGGTTGATTTCCTCGATCATGAGGCCGTAGAGGGTCGGGCTGACAGGGGTGCCGGCCTTACCTACGTCGAGGGTGAGACGGAGTTGCTGGGCCGAAAGGGAACTTCCAAGAAGCATAATGGCGAGCGGACAGATTTTCGGAAAGCCTCTATCGAGCAAGACAGACTCCAGTCGGAGGTACATCTGCGTTGGCAATACCATTCTGACATATCACCATGGACAGATAGCGTGATGTGCCTAGAAAAACCTTACACAGAAACGGTAACTATCCCTGTCATCGGAAAACAGTTGAAACACCCCTTATAAATAGGATCGTTTGCGAAGCAAAATGCCACGCGTGCTCAACTGACGATAACAGGCCAACTCACTCGTTGAACCGTCCGATAGTCTACACCTCCGGCAAGTTGCCGTATGACCGGCTTGTCGGACGTGTACATCAAGATAGCTGGTCTGTACTGACAAATTGAGCCGGGACAACGGAGTGTCCCAGTGGTGTATGCTCCTTATTCGCAACATACAGGTATCTCAGTAGTCGCTTTTCGTTCGTCAGAAGATGAACACAGGAGAGGAACCGTTGCAGCCCCTCAAAGTTAGCACTGCCTTCGGCAGCGACCAGTTCATCTTCTCTTTTCTTCCGCGCGTCATGCCACCGCTTCGCGATCCGAGCCGCGCTCTCGGTTGTATCTTTTGCGCGGATATCTCGAAACATCGCTCGCTCCATCAGGCGTTCGTTCTCTCCTGGCGGGCTGTACATGTAAAAGCCGATCGAGCTACGCGTAGCGATCTCTTCGTGAGAGACAATTCCTCCGACTACCAGAGCGTCACTGAACAGCACGCGTCCGCCGGGCTTTAGTACGCGAAACATTTCAACCAACACCTCGGGACGTCCCGGAAGATGGCATAGAACGTCATTCGAGAACACAGCGTCAAATGTGTTGTCGTCAAAAGGTAATCTCTTCGAAGCGTCACACAATTCGAAATGCACCCGGGAAGCAAGACCTCTTGACTGCGCGAGCAGGTTCGCATTGCGGACACCCGGTTGGTTAATGTCCACCCCTATGAGCCGGCAGCCTACTGTTTCTCCAAGGTGCAACGTATATCCCCCCGACCCGCACCCCAGCTCGAGCACAAAGGAATCAGATCGCAGTCCCAACAGTCGCGGGATTTCGTTCGATTCTTGCGTTGTGACCCAGCTCGTTTGGCCGAAATCCTCGCCATAGGTCTCAATGCGCACCGCGCGATAGATCGCTGACTCATGATTTCGATACGCATTATCGTAGAGATCGACTTTCGGTGACATACTTGAGGTTCTCCTTGCAGCTTTGCCCGCGAGAATGGTCAATCCAGCTCCAAACCCAGCAATCTCCTCAGATGTTCCAAGCTGCCTAAGACCGGCTTGGCTGGTAAATGTTATCAGATGGTGCTTTCATCCCGGCCATGCCCCCAGTGTGGCCTCGCAGCTGGATATTGTGAATCCCGAAACTCTGAATGATCCTTGTGTGAAAAGCTAAGCGCTTCGATGACTATTAGGCTTTGCAGTGCTGCTCGACATCAAGTGGCAGTAATTGCTTGCGCTCTTGACCGCCATTCGTTGTCCATGCAATCGTTACAATCGACCTGGGACATACCTTCATGCGGATCGCAGATCTTGTCCTCCCTGTATTCGCCGTAATCCTGTCTGGCTGGATCGCCGGTTATTCCGGCTATTTGTCGCGAGCATTGGCTGACGCTCTGATTCACTTCGCATATAACATCGCAATGCCGGCGTTGCTGATAGTCACAATTGCACAAGAACCAAGCCGGTCGCTGATCGATTGGCGCTTCCTCGTTGCGTTCGGCGGCGGCTCCCTCCTCTGTTTCATCCTCGTATTCGGCATCATGAGCATTCGTATTTCCCGAAGTCTTGCGAGCCGGACGATGTATGGCATGGCGGCATCGATGACCAACACCGGCTTTGTCGCCTTACCCGTGTTGCAGGCCATCTATGGCCCGCGTGCCGTGCTGCCGGCAGCGATCGCCACGGCATTCGTCGCCGTTGTGATGTTTCCGGCGGCCGTGATCCTGCTCGAACTCGGTCAGCAGGATGCGCACGACCCACGCAAGAACCCGATGAGCATGGTGAAGCATGTCGTGCTCAACCCGATGGTTTTATCAATCCTGATCGGCATGCTTTGCTCCGTCTTTGATCTGCGCTTGCCTGGGCCGATTACCGGCTACCTTGGCATCCTTGCGGGTGCGCTTACGCCTTGTGCACTGTTCGCCATTGGCTTGGGGCTGTCGATTGATGGGTTACGAGCCAATATCGGGCCAGCCTCTGTTATCGCGGTCATCAAGCTCCTTATCATGCCTCTGATCGTGTACGGATTAAGCGTGTGGCTGGGCCTAGACCCCCTCTACACGATTGCGGCCGTAATCTGCGCCGCCGTGCCTACGGCCAAGACGGTTTACATTCTCGCGGGAGAGTATCACTGCGAGGAGATGATGATCGCGTCCACTGTATCGATGACGACTCTTGTCTCCGTCGTCTCGCTCGCAGCCTGGATCTATGGGCTGTCCGGACTAGCTACACGCATTGTTGTTCGATGAAGTTTTATTTCTCTCAGATTGTCAGTAACCATGACTTACAAGTAAGCAGGACGTGGATGTCTTGGTCGGCGCAGGCATGCGTCCGTAACCGGCTAGTGTCCGAGTCTCTGACTTACCCTCGGGAGCTTCATTTGCGCAGGGAGGGCGGAACAGATCAGCAGTAGAAGTCGATGCTTTTCAAGGATGAAAACGAGAAAGGCGATGGCGGCGAACAAGCCCGCAGCAGCTTCGCTACGGGCGTGCTGGGTCATGACTTCGGGGATGCTGGACCAAACGTGAGCAGGCTTTCGATTTTGCCGGCCGGCGAGAAGCGAATGCAATCATGGCCTTTCACCGTAACCTTTCCCTCCGGCAGAATGAGCACCCACTTGAAGAGCGCAACCGCGTGATGCGTGGAGACGTTTTCGATGTCAAAGTGGGCGCCGGGATACTGCTTCTGGAAGCGTTCCATATCTTCGATTGCTGCACTCGTACCCCCGACGTACTCCGGCACGAGATATTCCACATTCTCGTCGAAGACCTCCGAGAGAATGCTCTTTCGCTGCGCGTCGGAAATCGGCTTCCAAGTTTCCACATATCTTCGGTAGACGTGCAAGGCTTCTAGATTGGTCATGGTGGTTCTCCTTCTGTCCCTAAGGTAGGCTGTGGCTTCTGTACGGTCGATAGCTGAAACCCCAAATTTATTTACTGAAAACCCAAAAATCGCGGCATTCTAGAGGAATGGATCCGTTTCTCGATGTGGTGCAACTGCTTCGACCCCGAGCCACATTGTGGTCGAAAATTGAAGGCTTTGGCCGATGGGGGCTGGCGTTTCGGAAGCGCGACGATTTGCTTTTCTGCCGCGTGGAGCGGGGCGAGTGTCACTTGCTCCGGCCTCAATTTTCACCGGTTCTACTACGGCAGGACGACTTCGTGCTGATTCATACCTCGACGCCGTTTGTGCTTACCTCAGATCCGTTGATGGTGCCGGAAGACAGCGAAGAGTTGGTAGCGGCCGCGAAGAGTGTCTCGCTGCAACTTGGCGAAGGCACGGAGTCGCCGGTTACGCTGCGCGGGGGCCGGTTTGTTTTCGATACGGCGAATGAGAGCTTGCTGTGGGAGCTATTGCCGTCGCTGCTGCACGTTGCGGCGGACGATACTTCGTCGTGGCGCGTGCGCTCGTTGCTGAGATTGAATGAGATGGAGACCTTGCAGCCGGGGCCGGGGAGCGAGTTTCTT includes these proteins:
- a CDS encoding efflux RND transporter permease subunit, with translation MWIVRLALNKPYTFVVAAILIVVLGLSAIATTPTDIFPNIDIPVVTVIWSYSGLPAKEMEQRVTTFSEFVMAVVNDVKSIDSQTTSGASVIKIYFQPQVRIDAAMSQVGAAVNSIRFRMPQGVNPPWILRFSASTVPIIQLSLSSDTLSESEIYDYGLFRVRQQLTTVPGTLLPTPYGGVARQIMVDLDQDALLAKGITPIDVTAAINAQNVTLPSGTAKVDSREYTVSTNSSPTDALMLNDVPIKTVNGSLVYMRDVAHVRDGWSVQQNVARANGKPAALLAIMKTGSVSTLDIVNQIKNDVLPASRAAAPKGLKITELFDQSIFVKASIVGVLREGVIAASLTALMILLFLGSWRSTLIIAVSIPLSILSSIILLSAMGETMNTMTLGGLALAIGILVDDATVTIENIHRHMEDQPLREAVLISASEIATPTLVSTLTICIVFVSVVFLTGPAKFLFTPMALAVVFAMLASYVLSRTLVPVMVNFMLGAEQHVEPGIDGEPVHERARGRSIFGRINQRFNEGYFWVQERYTHALESVLHHRKPALITSIAIMSTAFLLLPFVGRDFFPSVDAGQIKLHIRARPGTRIETTKVLFSQVEDQIRKTIPANETDLIMDNIGLTPETFNYAFGDGATIGSADGEVLIALNTKHHGPTQRYVSELRSQLQRQFPDLTFFFQPADMVTQILNFGLPAPIDVQVQGYDPGNYEIARRLRARLATVPGAVDVHLHQVVDAPDLHLDIDRVRAAQFGLTQQDVANSLYISLSSSAAVQPNFRLDPKMGITYTVAAQTPQYSINSINALQNTPIPIHTMNNRTEVLGNMATLTPAVLPVVINHHNGAPVFDIFANTQSSDLGSVAAKVNRIVKEESKNLPPGTKIVVRGQVESMNEAFNRLGLGLAFAALMVYLLMVVNYQSWLDPFIIICALPGAFCGIVWALFLTQTTFNVPSLMGAIMSIGVATANSILLVTFANELRAQGVDPLEAAVKAGFTRLRPIIMTAFAMIIGMLPMALGIGEGGEQNAPLARAVIGGLSVATFATLFFVPLMFTLIHGRNGGGRNAGSPQEAV
- a CDS encoding efflux RND transporter periplasmic adaptor subunit gives rise to the protein MTQQNATAIEEPQIGEPQIGGESSSVAIRIIGAIILLVILVAVGIFPRIARHREALAAVNESATIHPIVTLAHAVKGEPSSELLLPGNIQPLYSANLFARTDGYIERRNVDIGSKVKTGEVLAIISSPEIDQQLLQARATVVQSEASLLQARAALEQAKANAELARLTKERDLPLGNEHAISQQIVDSAVQANDARIADVAAAQANITAAEANVTANQANVARLVQMQSFERIVAPFDGVITARNVERGDLVSTGNAAKPLFSMAQSGTLRIQIDVPQSEAVNIQDGQKAEIDVKERLGRAYTGTVTRSAGSLDSAARTMLTEVQIDNRDGSLLPGMYAQVKFTLPQQRASLIIPTSSLVVDRAGMHVVTVNKDHTVHFNPVVVGKDMGTTIEIRSGLNGSESIVASPSDLLSEGEHVEVR
- a CDS encoding efflux transporter outer membrane subunit, translated to MSKSADHLFHSRSSDEMADDHKEIRAWVLRISLVAIVLLVAGCNVGPDYKRPVVNNPQSYRGALAPDIAATPGRTNAAPAVSLADQQWSTIFKDPVLQRLVEEALKNNLDLRIAAQRILEAQAQVGITRSQQLPSVNAGGSYSALQLPSGLAFANTSGAPTSSFISGGGFSASGAWNLDFWGLYRRQTEAARADLLSTEWAQKATRSALVEGVAEAYFQLRSLDAQLEVTNRTIQARKDSLKLVSELEKYGAGSLEDTRQAEELLHSAQAVLPQIRQQIAVEENTISILLGHNPDAVDRGLPVDQQPHPEEVPAGVPSQLLERRPDIQVAEAKLIAANARIGVAKAQFFPNISLSSLGGSASNQLQSVFSGKNAYWYAAASLSEPIFDGGRIRSNYHLSQAEEQEMLLEYQKTILNALRDVSNSLVAYKETREHREEKAAQVTAAADAVRLARMRYSGGNTSYLEVLTTDTDLYDAQLNLALAQEQEAASLVQLYAALGGGWQQ
- a CDS encoding ArsR/SmtB family transcription factor encodes the protein MSKKRITDDEAAQIGRALGDPNRLAIYTQIAQHDELFCGEMHAKSHISPPTLSHHLKVLTELGLIASRKDGLNVFYRIVPGTFKAYLDYLRQIGSRPMTK